The stretch of DNA ATGCAAACCAAATGAAATAATATTCACCAGCGGAGGGACAGAATCGAACAACTACGCTATAAAGGGCTATGCCTTTGCCAATATGAAAAGAGGCAATCACATAATCACTTCCGCAATAGAGCACCCCGCAGTATCAGAAGTCTGCAGATATCTTGAGGGAAAAGGTTTTCGCATAACATATATCGGTGTCGACGAGTTTGGCAGGATTGATTTAGACGAACTGGAAAACTCCATCGGGCCTGAAGCAATTCTTATCTCCATCATGCACGCAAACAACGAAATCGGAACCATTCAGCCCATCAGCCAAATATCACAAATAGCAAAAAAAAATAATGTCGCGTTTCATACCGACGCGGCTCAATCTGTAGGAAAATACTCTGTAGATACCACCGAAATGGGTGTGGATCTATTGTCTATAGCCGGTCATAAACTTTACGCTCCGAAAGGAGTCGGCGCCCTTTATATCAGAGAGGGAATAACCCTCGAAAAACTAATACATGGAGCTGATCACGAACAAAACAAAAGAGCCGGGACCGAAAATGTCTTGGAAATAGTCGGGCTGGGAAAAGCCTGTGAAATCGCCCGGCGAGACATTGAAAAAAACATAATAAATATGACGAAAATGAGAGATATGCTGTACAGCAGACTGAAAGAAAAAATTCCCGATATAAAACTAAACGGGCACCCTGACTTTCGTCTTCCTAACACGCTAAACATCAGTTTTTATGGATTGGAAGCAAATGTCATCATAAATGAACTGGAACTGAAAGGCATAGCCGCTTCTGCCGGAGCCGCCTGCCATACAGACTCAATAGAAATTTCTCCCGTTATCAAGGCAATCGGCTTAAATCCTGACCTCGCGATGGGGACAGTTAGATTTTCCGTAGGAAAATTCACGACAAAAGATGAAATTGAAAGGTCTTCGCAGATAATAATCCAAACTGTGAACAGTTTAAGGCCATACGGAAAAACCAATATCGAACAACCAGAAAATTCTGATGTAAAAATAAAACTCACGAAATACACGCAAGGATTGGGTTGCGCGTGTAAACTGAGGCCGCAGGAGTTGGAAAAGGTTCTGAAACTGATGCCAGTCACAACCGATCCCAATGTTTTGATAGATATAAAAACCTCTGACGACGCGGCTGTGTATAAGATAGACGAAAATACAGCCCTTGTGCAGACAGTAGACTTTTTCACACCTGTTGTGGACAACCCCTACGATTTCGGAGCTGTCGCAGCAGCTAACGCTTTGAGCGATGTTTACGCGATGGGAGCAAAACCATTATTCGCTCTGAATATCGTTGGTTTCCCTTCCAACAGACTGCCTCTCACCGTTCTAAGCGAAATTTTAAGAGGCGCTTCGGACAAAGCGAAACAAGCAAATATATCAATACTCGGAGGTCACACAATAGACGATTCAGAACCTAAATATGGAATGACCGTCTGCGGAATCGTCCACCCTCAAAAAATCTGGTCCAATTCGGGCGCCAAAGAAGGAGACGCCATAATACTGACAAAGCCTATTGGGACAGGAATTCTGACTACAGCTCTTAAAAAAGGTTTACTAAGCAAAAGGGCTGAAATCGATTTGATAAAATCTATGTCCGAACTAAACGACAAAGCCGCGAATGTTTTAAGTGATTTTTCTGTTCACGCCTGTACAGATGTTACCGGGTTTGGTCTTATAGGCCATCTCAGCGAGCTGACAACAGCAAGTGGCGTCGACGCTGAAATCTTTGCCGATAGTATTCCAGTTTTCGCCGAGACAAAAAACCTCGCCGCCGCGAATATCGTCCCCGGAGGATCAACAAATAACCTCAACCATTTTTCAAAGAAGGTAATATGGGGTGAAGATCTGTCCGAAATTACAAAAATAGTGTTGTGTGACGCTCAAACTTCAGGGGGCCTCCTGTTTGCTGTTCCAAAAAATGAATCTGGACAAATTATCGATGATCTCAAAAAAGGCGGAATAAAAAGCGCGTCTCATATAGGAAATTGCTTGAAAAGAGGTAAGGGTTTGATTTTTGTCAAAAAATCAAAGTAAAACGCACATACTGAGGGTTAAATTTTACTCAAATACCCCTGCTTTTTTAGGTTCGTATCATGCTTAA from candidate division WOR-3 bacterium encodes:
- the selD gene encoding selenide, water dikinase SelD produces the protein MKIYLDYNATTPIDPEVADSMKPYLSEYFGNPSSSHSFGTKTKLAVEKARKQVASLIQCKPNEIIFTSGGTESNNYAIKGYAFANMKRGNHIITSAIEHPAVSEVCRYLEGKGFRITYIGVDEFGRIDLDELENSIGPEAILISIMHANNEIGTIQPISQISQIAKKNNVAFHTDAAQSVGKYSVDTTEMGVDLLSIAGHKLYAPKGVGALYIREGITLEKLIHGADHEQNKRAGTENVLEIVGLGKACEIARRDIEKNIINMTKMRDMLYSRLKEKIPDIKLNGHPDFRLPNTLNISFYGLEANVIINELELKGIAASAGAACHTDSIEISPVIKAIGLNPDLAMGTVRFSVGKFTTKDEIERSSQIIIQTVNSLRPYGKTNIEQPENSDVKIKLTKYTQGLGCACKLRPQELEKVLKLMPVTTDPNVLIDIKTSDDAAVYKIDENTALVQTVDFFTPVVDNPYDFGAVAAANALSDVYAMGAKPLFALNIVGFPSNRLPLTVLSEILRGASDKAKQANISILGGHTIDDSEPKYGMTVCGIVHPQKIWSNSGAKEGDAIILTKPIGTGILTTALKKGLLSKRAEIDLIKSMSELNDKAANVLSDFSVHACTDVTGFGLIGHLSELTTASGVDAEIFADSIPVFAETKNLAAANIVPGGSTNNLNHFSKKVIWGEDLSEITKIVLCDAQTSGGLLFAVPKNESGQIIDDLKKGGIKSASHIGNCLKRGKGLIFVKKSK